A stretch of DNA from Nitratireductor thuwali:
GCGCCGGGCGTGGTGCTCATGCCCTCTTTCGTCAATCTCGGCGCCCATGTCGGCAAGGGCACGATGGTCGACACCTGGGCCACCGTCGGCTCCTGCGCGCAGATCGGCGAGAACGTGCATCTTTCCGGCGGCGTCGGCATCGGCGGCGTGCTGGAGCCCATGCAGGCCGGACCGACCATCATCGAGGACCATTGCTTCATCGGCGCCCGCTCCGAGGTCGTGGAAGGCTGCATCGTGCGCGAGGGCTCGGTGCTGGGCATGGGCGTCTATATCGGCAAGTCGACCAAGATCGTCGACCGCGCCACGGGCGAAGTCTCCTACGGCGAGGTCCCGCCCTATTCGGTCGTCGTCGCCGGCACGATGCCGGGCAAGCCCATGGGCAATGGCGAGCCGGGCCCCGGCCTCTACTGCGCCGTCATCGTCAAGCGCGTGGACGAGAAGACCCGGTCGAAGACGTCGATCAACGAGTTGCTGCGCGACTGACGCCAGCGCCATATCCCGAAAAGTGGGGAGGCTATGACACGCAGGCAGATTTCCTGGCTCTTTTTCGGCTTTTCCGGCCGCGTCAGCCGCATGGCCTACTTTCTGGCCGGCCTGCTTCTGGCGATCTTCCAGGCCTTCGCCCTTTACCGCTTCACGCTGGCCCCTGAAGAGAGCGGCGCCAGCGCGGTATGGGCGACGCTTTTCTGGGCCGTGTTCTTCCTCTCCGTCTGGTCCTATGTGGCGCTCGGGGTGAAGCGGCTTCACGATTTCGGCAAGCCGGGCATCTTCGCCGTGACGCTTTTCATCCCCATGGTCTCGATTCTGGCCTTCATCATCCTGTGCCTTTATCCCGGCGACGATGGGCCAAACGAATATGGCGAGCATACCAACGCGCCGCCGGACGGGTGACAGGCGCTCCCCTTTGGAATATCCCTCTCACCATGACATTGCCGACCGACCCCGCCGCAAACCTCGCCGCCCTTATCCGCTGCCCCTCCGTCACGCCGGCTGATGCCGGCGCGCTGGGCGTGCTTTCGGCGATGCTGGAGCGCCTTGGCGCCAAGATCGAGCGCCCGGTCTTCAAGGAAGACGGCACGCCCGATATCGAGAACCTTTATGCCAGGGTGGGCGCGGAAGGACCGCACCTGATGTTCGCCGGCCACACCGACGTGGTGCCGCCGGGCGACGAGGCCGCCTGGACCCATCCGCCCTACGCCGCCGAAATCGCCAATGGCCACATGTTCGGCCGGGGCGCGGTCGACATGAAGGGCGGCATCGCCTGTTTCGTCGCCGCGCTCGCCCGCTATCATGAACGTCACGGTGCGCCCGCAGGCTCGGTCTCCTTCCTCGTCACCGGCGACGAGGAAGGCCCCGCCGTCAACGGCACGGTCAAGCTGCTCGAATGGGCGAGGGAGCGCGGCGAGGCGTGGGATGCGGCGCTGGTCGGCGAGCCCACCAATCCCGATGCGCTGGGAGACATGATCAAGATCGGCCGACGCGGCTCGCTTTCCGGCACGCTCATTGTCCATGGTCGGCAGGGTCACGTCGCCTATCCGCACCTGGCCGACAACCCGGTGCGCGGCCTCTTGATGCTCGTCGAGGCGCTGCTGGAGCCGGCCTTCGACGAAGGCACGGCCGACTTCCAGCCGACCAATCTGGAAGTGACCTCCATCGATATCGGCAATCCCTCCGTCAACGTGATCCCCGGCCGCGCCGTGGCGTCTTTCAACGTCCGCTTCAACGATCGCTGGACGCCCGAGAGCCTGCAGGCCGAAATCCACAACCGGCTCGACCGCGCGGCTGCTTCGCTGCGGCTTCGGCCGGGCCGCGATACCCCCGTCGCCTTCGATATCGAGTGGCGGGACCGGCCCAGCCCGGTCTTCCTCACCCGCGACGACAGGCTGGTCGAAACCCTCGCCGCCTCCGTGGCGGCCGTGACGGGCAGGCGGCCCCAACGGTCCACCTCCGGCGGCACCTCGGATGCGCGCTTCATCAAGGATTACTGCCCCGTCGTGGAATTCGGCCTCGTCGGCCAGACCATGCACATGG
This window harbors:
- the dapD gene encoding 2,3,4,5-tetrahydropyridine-2,6-dicarboxylate N-succinyltransferase, which translates into the protein MTKTNIAALEKTIEEAFDNRDGITVDTRGEVREAVEAALHLLDSGQARVAERGADGAWSVNQWLKKAVLLSFRLNPMQIIKGGPDDSVWWDKVPSKFDGWSANEFEKAGFRAVPNCVVRRSAYIAPGVVLMPSFVNLGAHVGKGTMVDTWATVGSCAQIGENVHLSGGVGIGGVLEPMQAGPTIIEDHCFIGARSEVVEGCIVREGSVLGMGVYIGKSTKIVDRATGEVSYGEVPPYSVVVAGTMPGKPMGNGEPGPGLYCAVIVKRVDEKTRSKTSINELLRD
- a CDS encoding DUF805 domain-containing protein, with amino-acid sequence MTRRQISWLFFGFSGRVSRMAYFLAGLLLAIFQAFALYRFTLAPEESGASAVWATLFWAVFFLSVWSYVALGVKRLHDFGKPGIFAVTLFIPMVSILAFIILCLYPGDDGPNEYGEHTNAPPDG
- the dapE gene encoding succinyl-diaminopimelate desuccinylase, which codes for MTLPTDPAANLAALIRCPSVTPADAGALGVLSAMLERLGAKIERPVFKEDGTPDIENLYARVGAEGPHLMFAGHTDVVPPGDEAAWTHPPYAAEIANGHMFGRGAVDMKGGIACFVAALARYHERHGAPAGSVSFLVTGDEEGPAVNGTVKLLEWARERGEAWDAALVGEPTNPDALGDMIKIGRRGSLSGTLIVHGRQGHVAYPHLADNPVRGLLMLVEALLEPAFDEGTADFQPTNLEVTSIDIGNPSVNVIPGRAVASFNVRFNDRWTPESLQAEIHNRLDRAAASLRLRPGRDTPVAFDIEWRDRPSPVFLTRDDRLVETLAASVAAVTGRRPQRSTSGGTSDARFIKDYCPVVEFGLVGQTMHMVDERVALSDLETLTRIYLRFLEDWFG